A window of Bacillus sp. DX3.1 genomic DNA:
ATTCTGCTGTTTTCAACACCACATACTTTGAGAGTAAGGTTTAGTTATAACTATTATTTGAAAATTAATCATAAATTTCCTGTTATAATATGTCTTATACATAATATTTAAAAAATTAAAAACAGGAGGAGAGATTATGAAAAAAAAGTTATTGTACTGGGTGGGCTCAATTGCTGGTTTAGCTCTTGTAGGATTTGGAATATTTTATGGATTAACGGCTACATCTACTATAAGCGTGGAGAAAGAATCTGTTTCCTCTGAAGCAGTAAAAGAAAAAAAAGAAGAACCAGTATTGGAGGAAAAAGATTCACAAGAAAATACGGCACAGATTGAAGGTGTTGATTTACAATTAGATATTGATAACAGCTCACCCGAATCGGCAGTTATAGCAGCTATGCATAAAATGACTCATCAAAAAGTACGTGCACAAGAAAAGTGGGGCGCAATTCCAATGACTAAGCAAGGTACAGATCTCATATATAATATCGTCGCTCAAAGCTCATTCAAGGAGAAAGATAGATTATTACAAATTGCTGAAAGATGGAAGAATCGTGATTTTAGTCAAATATCAGATGACCATAATTTCTTTTGGACTTTTGATGGAGGAACAATCGGAAAAGCGTATGGTATGCTGAATACTTCAGAAGAAAGAACTTTCGCCATTAATAACTTTGGTGAGGAAATGACTGGGAAGTTAGTTAAATCTGGTGATCTTTCAGCTAAATAATGAAATAACTTAGTAAAGAAGTAGAAAGTGAAGCAAAATGAACTTATATAAATACAAATTAAAAAACTGACATACAACCCCTCTTTTTAGGTGGGAGAGAGCATCCGACCATGCATAGAAGTGGTCAGATCCTTTTCCTGCCCAGACACAGTGAAAACAAAGAGAGAAAACGAGTGCAGGTCACCTTTTGTTATCTATAGCCGTGGCTTATATGTCGAAAAATCCAAAATGGATTTATATAGTAGATATTGAGAATAATGAAGATGTATTTTTTTGTATTCATTAAGGACGAGTTGTTTGATCCCGAATCAAACAATTCGTCCTTTTTATCCCGCTATTTGCGGGCAGTAATCCCCCACTGATCAAAGTTTTACTTTATGTATAGTGTGTGGACGCAGGGACGTCTAATATGCTGTTAGAACGGATAGGCTAGGAGAATAGAGAAAATAGGTGATTATCCACTGTATTGGGTCATCAGCCCCTATTGAATTACAGGTAGAGAGATTTTATATGTTGATAAAAGGAACGTTCGTTTGGTATGATATCTATATTGTTCTAATGGAGAGTAAAAATTGTTATTTCAACCTTTAAGATATTTTGGTAAGGGAAAAGTTTGTATTATGTTATATAAATACAAATTAAAAAACCTACATAAAACTCTTCTTTTTAGGTAGGAGAGAGCATCCGGCCATGCATAGAAGCGGTCAGATCCTTTTCCTAACCCATGCCAAGTGAAAACAAGGAGAGAAAATGAGTACAGGCCACCTTTTGTTATCCATAGCCGCGGCTATATGTCGAAAAATCAAAATGGATTTATATAGAAAGCACTTAAAGGTCAAGAAAATCCAAAGTGATATAATAGAAGAATAGATACATTATATTGACGTTTTTGAATGAGTAGGAGTTTGTGCTATATAAATACAAATTAAAAAACCGACACATAAAACCCTTCTTTTTAGGTGGGAGAGAGCATCCGTTCATGCATAGAAGCGGTCAGATCCTTTTCCTGCCCCATACCAAGTGAAAACAAAGAGAGAAAACGAGTGCAGGTCACCTTTTGTTATCCATAGCCGCGGCTTATATGTCGAAAAATTAAAATAGATATATATAGAATATGTATTTTATACCTTACAACAATGTAAGGTAGGTGTAAGAGAAATCGATGGGATCTTCCGCACATTAAAGGTATTTTTAAGATAAGAACCATACATGCTGTAAAGAAAAGAGGTGTGCACGATGAAAGAACGAGTACTGTCTAGAGTAAACTATCATCAACGAGTTTCATTCAATCCAATTGCAAAGTTTCTTTATAAAGCTATCATTTTATTATTATTATTAAGTTGTACATTATTATTTATCGGAAATGCAATGGTTGAACGAAGTAATATTAGCAAGTTACATGTACCTGCTAAATTTGAGGTGCCAGAGTCATTAGCTCACGCATTTATTGCGACAGAAGATAAACGATTTTATCATCATGACGGTTTAGACTATATAGCAATTGTTCGGGCTTCAATTGAAAATATAAAAGCTGGTGGCGTTGTACAAGGTGGAAGTACAATTACACAGCAGCTTTCTAAAAATGCTTTTTTATCAAATGAACGTACATTTTCTCGTAAATGGAAAGAAATTTTTTATACAAAAAAAATTGAACGCACATATACAAAAAATGAAATTTTAAAATTATATGTGAGCAATATTTATTATGGAGAAGGTGCATGGGGGATTGAGAAAGCAGCGCAGTTATACTTTGGTAAAGAGGTGAATCAATTAACACTAAGTGAAAGTGCAATGATGGCTGCTATTGTAAAAGCCCCTTCCTATTATTCACCTGTTCAGAATTATGATAAAGCGGTAGAGAGACGGAATGTCGTTTTAAAATTGATGGAGAGAGAAGGCTATATTAGCCATGCTGAATATGTACAAGCAACAAGTGAAAAATTAGTGATTCGTCATGATATTAAAGCGGAGCACCCAGTACAAAAAGTTGCTCGTGAAAAGCTTGTAAGTTAAAAACTAAGTTCCATATGGAACTTAGTTTTTTTATGAATGAAACAGTCAAAATTGAGACACAATATTGACACATTTTCCATGTTTTTGGCGATTTTGTGAGCGTGTTCATTGCGTGACTTATATAAGTATTGATATCATGTGTAATGTATACAACAATGTATACAGAATATGAATTTAAAGAGGAATGTATATGAAATCATCAAACAAAATTATGGTTCTTGGCGTTGTTTTTTCTGTTGCAGTACTGATCGTAATTGGGACAATTGTGTACAGTATTATAAATGATAAAAAAGATAAAGGAAATGAAATGTTTGCGTACTCTACGCAGCAATCATTAGGAGAGAAAGATGCTCCGATTAGGGTTGTTGAATTTGGCGATTTTAAATGCCCAGCTTGCCGAACATGGGATGCAACGGTATTACCTCGTTTAAAAGAAGAGTATATCAATAAAGGGAAAGTACAGTTTTATTTTATTAACTTCCCATTCATCGGAAAAGATTCTAAGCTAGGAGCAGCGGCTGGTGAGGCGATTTATAAACAAAATCCAGAAGCGTTTTGGAAGTTCTATGATGAAATATACCAAAATCAAAAAAGTGATAAGGAAGAATGGATTACAGAAGAACTGCTTGTGAATATGGTGAAGGAAAAACTTCCAAATATTGATGTGGAACAGTTCAAAAAAGATATGCATAGTAAAGAAATAAAAGATAAAGTACAGAAAGATCTTGATCGTGCATTGAAACTAAAAGTACAAGGTGCACCCTCAGTATATGTAAGCGGCGAGCTTGCAAACCCAGATTATGATAGTATGAAAGCAGCAATCGAAAAAGAATTGAAAAAGTGATGAGTATTCATCACTTTTTTTCGTCTTTTTTCGACAAAATTCTTGCTTCAGCTTTTTGTACATGCTATACTATTTTACATAAGTTAACCGAAAATTTATAATTTCTTCATATTTGCGGGTGTAGTTTAGTGGTAAAACAAGAGCCTTCCAAGCTCTGGTCGAGGGTTCGATTCCCTTCACCCGCTCCAAATCTCATTTTATATTCTCATAATAATTTGTTATCAACGCAGTGTTTCGTTTCTTAGATAAACGAAGCATTGCGTTTTTTAATGTTTGTAAATGAGTATTATATGCGAGAATAGAAATAAGGAATACTATTAGAGGATGTTCAAAAAGTCCGGTAAAGATAGCAGTCGCATTTCTTCGTTACGTCGCCACTTCGGTACTCATGTAGTTCCATCTATGCTTCGTATCCTCGTGGCTTCCGTGCCTCGAACTGCTAGGCTCTCTTTAGCCTCCTTTTTGAACACGTACTACTACCAAGTGAATTGCTAACCATCAGTAGGTGACTACTTGTTAGATGAGGTATATGTATTCATCGTAGAAGGAGGCAAAGCATGGATTTTGAACAATTAAAACAAGATATAATTGCATATAGTAAAACGATTGGAATAGATAAAATAGGTTTTGCGAGTGCTTCCCCATTTGAAGAATTAAAACAACGCTTAATTCAGCAACAGCAATTAAATTATCAATCCGGTTTTGAAGAATCGGATATTGAGAAAAGAACAAATCCGCAGCTATTATTGCCAGGTGCAAAATCTATTATTGCGATTGCATTAGCGTACCCGTCAAAGTTAAAAAATGCACCGCTCAGTAAGCGCGGAGAACGCCGTGGTATTTTTTGCCGTGCTTCTTGGGGACAAGATTACCATCTTGTTTTACGGGATCGGTTACAAAAATTAGAAGATTATTTAATCGAAAAATTACCTGATATAGAAGTGAAATCAATGGTTGATACGGGAGAATTAAGTGATCGAGCTGTTTCAGAACGAGCTGGTATTGGGTGGAGTGCAAAGAACTGTGCTATTATTACGCCGGAATTTGGTTCTTACGTGTATTTAGGTGAAATGATTACCAATGTTCCCTTTCCGCCGGATCAGCCAATTGAAGACCAATGTGGCAGCTGTACAAAATGCATTGATATTTGTCCGACAGGTGCACTTATACAAGGAGGACAATTAGACTCAAAAAAATGTATTGCCTTTTTAACACAAACAAAAGGTTTTCTTCCAGAAGAATATCGAGAGAAAATTGGAAATCGGATTTATGGTTGTGATACGTGCCAAACGGTTTGTCCGAAGAATAAAGGAAAAGATTTTCATAACCATCCAGAGATGGAACCGGATCCAGAGCTTGTTAAACCACTTTTAACACCACTTTTAACGATTAGTAATCGTGATTTTAAAGAGAAATACGGAATTATGTCTGGGTCATGGCGAGGAAAAAAGCCCCTCCAACGAAATGCGATTTTGGCTCTTGCTCATTTCAAGGAGACAGCAGCGATTCCAGATTTAGTTGGTGTTATGAAAGATGATCCTCGTCCTGTAATTCGTGGAACAGCAGCATGGGCGTTAGGGAAAATCGGCGGCGAAGGTGTTCAAGAAGCAATTGAAAAAGCGATGGTACGTGAGAAGGATGAAGAGGTCCTTCATGAAATGCACCGAGGAATCGAATTGTTAGCCGAGAAAAAATAGCAGATTATGTCTCTTTTCTTCATATTGTAATAGGGGAGGGAGACGCTATGTTTGTAAAACAAAAGCTTAAAGAACAGATGCAACAATTTTTATCGTATATAACAGGTAAACGTATCAATGAGAATGAGGTTCCCGCGGATTTATTGCAAGTACTCCAGCGGAAAAAGAACTTGTTTCAAAATCGTGAAGCTGAAATTGTAAAGGCAACTGCAGATGTCTCTTTTATTAGACAGCTGAACAGTAAGCAATATCAAGAAGTCGATTATCAAGTTCATTTAAAATATTTAATTCGTCACCATGAATTATTTTATGTTGAAGAAGAGAAATTGGAAAGACGCATTCGCATGAAAGATGGGCGTATTGTAGAAGATAAAGCAATTAAACATCAGGTAGAAGAAGTGCAAAGTGAAACACTGGAGCGAGAGGTAACGAAAGGACAATATGCCTCGTATCATTATAATCGCTTAGAAGCAGTCAAATATGCAGAACGCTGGTGGGATGAGCGTAATCCGGCGTATCGCAATTTCCCTGATAATTGTACAAATTTTGTTTCACAGTGTCTTCATGAGGGTGAAACGCCAATGACTGGATATCCTAACATTCGAAAAGGATGGTGGCAAAGGCAGAATCAGTGGAGCTGGAGCTGGGCAGTTGCCCACTCATTTTATTGGTATTTATCAGGAGCTACAACAGGACTACGCGCTAAACAGGTAGAAAAACCAGAGGATCTTATACTTGGCGATGTGATTGCTTATGATTTTGAGGATGATGGGCGATGGAATCATACGACGATTGTTGTGGCAAAAGATGCGAATGATATGCCACTTGTGAATGCACATTCAGCTGACAGTCGCCGGCGCTATTGGAACTATGAAGATTCCAGTAAATATACGCCGCAAATGAAATACAAATTTTTTCATATTATTAATGGGTAGAGATTTTTCACTCAAATGGTATAATACGTAGTAGAGAAAAGATTGAGGTGAATATCGTGGGAGTACATGTTGTTTTATATCAACCAGAAATTCCAGCAAATACAGGAAATATTGCACGTACTTGTGCAGCAACTGGAACAGAGTTACATTTAATTCGACCGCTTGGATTTTCAACCGATGATAAAATGCTAAAACGTGCGGGTCTAGACTATTGGGAACACGTGAAAATTACGTATTATGATTCGATTGAAGAGTTTTATGAAAAAAATAAAGACGGTGAATTCTTCTATTTAACAAAGTATGGTGAAAAAGCACATACAGCGTTTAATTATAGTAATGCTGAGAAAGATTATTATTTTGTATTTGGAAGAGAAACAAACGGATTGCCTGCAAACGTAATTGAAGAGAACTTTGATCATTGCTTACGTATCCCAATGACAGATAAAGTGCGTTCTTTAAATTTATCAAATACTGCAGCGATTTTAATCTATGAAGCATTCCGTCAACAAAATTACCCAGGTTTAGATTTACAAATTGTGTACTAAAAGCCGTCATTTGACGGCTTTTTTTATAAAAATCAATAATTTTTGAATAGATATAATCATACATTTCTCCGTATCTGATATAGAAAGAATTTATTTTGCCCTACGCTAACGGACAGCATGGGAGAGTGGAGGTGCACCAATCAGACTTTTACTGGTAAGTTTATTCTCCACCTATTCTTTACTGACTGTCTAACTTTGAGGTGGGGTATTACTGCCCGCCAATAGCGGGATAAAAAACAAAAAAAGTGATGGGCATATGCTCATCACTTTTTGTTTGTACCTGGTTTATCGTTATATCCTGATGTGAAAATTGCAGTGAGAAATGTGAGTGAGACACCCAAAATTAATAATAATTTCATACCAATCCCCCCTTTTTAAATTCAAGCTTAGTTAGCCGGACGGTTGAATCTTATGTAGATTCTGCAGAGGTAAATAAGAGATCAAATCAGTAGAGTGGATAAGAATTTATCCATCATTTACATTATACCGAATTTTCTTTTAATTTTGGAATAAAATTTATAGCGTTTGTGAGTGATTTCATTTTGATTCACAAGAATGTTTAAGGACATCCTCGCATACCTTTTATAATAATCCGATTGAACAAGGAGATGGGGGAGGAGCTATAATGGATATTTTAAAGAAGATTGAGCAGCATCGAGAAGCAGAAGAACGTTTACAATGGGAAGGTACGTTTGCTGAGTATTTGGAGCTTGTAAAAGAAAGACCATGGGTGGCACAAACAGCACACTCTCGTATTTATAATATGATCAAAGATGCTGGAATTGAAGAAGTAGAAGGTAGAAGAAAATATAACTTTTTTAGCAATCAATTATTTGGACTAGAAGATGCATTAGAGCGCCTTGTTGAAGAATATTTTCATCCGTCTGCCAAACGTTTAGATGTTAGAAAGCGGATTTTATTATTAATGGGTCCAGTTAGCGGTGGGAAATCGACGTTAGTTACTATATTAAAACGAGGTCTAGAGACGTATTCGCGTACAGATCGCGGAGCCATTTTTGCTATAAAAGGGTGCCCGATGCATGAAGATCCTCTTCATTTAATACCACATCATTTACGGAATGATTTTTATGATGAATACAATGTAAGAATTGAAGGGAACTTGTCACCATTAAATGTGATGCGTTTAGAAAAAGAATATGGTGGAAGAATTGAAGATGTTATTGTAGAGCGTATCTTCTTCTCAGAAGATCGTCGGACGGGAATTGGTACATTTAGTCCGTCTGATCCGAAGTCACAAGATATTGCTGATTTAACAGGTAGTATTGATTTTTCAACGATTGCAGAATATGGTTCAGAATCTGATCCACGTGCGTATCGTTTTGATGGAGAATTAAATAAAGCAAATCGTGGCATGATGGAATTTCAAGAGATGTTAAAGTGTGATGAGAAGTTTTTATGGCATTTATTATCTCTTACGCAGGAAGGAAATTTTAAAGCAGGGCGATTTGCACTTATTTCAGCAGATGAGTTGATTGTGGCTCATACAAATGAAACAGAATATCGTTCTTTTATTTCGAATAAGAAAAATGAAGCTTTGCATTCGCGAATTATCGTGATGCCAGTGCCATATAATTTACGTGCTAGTGAAGAAGAGCATATTTATGAAAAGATGATTCAAGAAAGTGATGTTTCCAATGTGCATATTGCACCGCATACACTTCGCGTTGCAGCAATGTTTACGATTTTAACACGTTTAAAAGATTCAAAACGTCCAGACATCGATTTACTTAAGAAGATGCGTTTGTATGATGGAGAGATGGTAGAAGGCTATAATACGATTGACGTAGAAGAACTGCAGCGTGAATATCAAGATGAAGGTATGCATGGTATTGATCCGCGTTACGTAATCAATCGTATTTCTTCAACTATTATTCGAAAAGAAGTGCCATCTATTAACGCGCTTGATGTATTACGCTCTTTAAAGGATGGTTTAGATCAACATGCATCTATTAGTAATGAAGATCGAGAGCGTTATATGAATTTCATTTCACTCGCACGGAAAGAATACGATGAAATTGCGAAAAAAGAAGTACAAAAAGCGTTCGTGTATTCATATGAAGAATCGGCTAAGACGCTTATGGATAATTATTTAGATAACGTTGAAGCGTATTGTAATAAATCGAAATTACGCGATCTGTTAACAGGAGAAGAAATGAGTCCAGATGAAAAACTCATGCGCTCCATTGAAGAACAAATTGGTATTTCAGAAAATGCAAAGAAGGCTTTCCGTGAAGAAATCTTAATCCGTATTTCTGCGTATGCTCGTAAAGGAAAACGTTTTGACTATAACTCACACGAACGTCTTCGTGAAGCGATTCAGAAAAAACTATTTGCTGATTTAAAAGACATTGTGAAGATTACAACATCAACAAAAACACCAGATGAAAATCAACTGAAGAAAATTAATGAAGTGGTGGCGTGCTTAATCAATGATCATGGCTATAATTCTACATCAGCAAACGAATTGCTACGTTATGTAGGGAGCTTACTGAATCGATAGTTTGATAATAAAACGCTGTCTCTTTTTAAAACGAGGCAGCGTTTTTGTATCTATATAAATACAAATTAAAAAAACGAGATAAAACCCTTCTTTTTAGGTGGGAGAGCATTCGGCCATGCATAGAAGCGGTCAGATCCTTTTCCTGCCCAGACATAGTGAAAACAAAGAGAGAAAACGAGTGCAGGTCACCTTTTGTTATCCATAGCCGTGGCTTATACGTCGAAAAATCAAAATGGATTTATATAGCATGATGTACATTGCTCGAAACTTTACTTTATCCTGCTGAACGAGTAGTAATATTCTCGCTGATCAGTATATAGGCTTGTCCAAACATAATAAATTAAGATGCAATTCCATGAATTTATTGTCAATTATTTTTCTAATGTGCATATGATAGAGTAACCAACCATTCATACAGAAAAAAGTCAACACAATACAATATGTTGCAGAACGAAAAAGTGTGCAACAATGCATTGTGTTTCTTTCGTATCAGCTGAAGAATTTTGATTTCCATATCTTCGCTGAGAGTATTCTGAGTGACAGGTAAAACTGTTATTCGTACACTTATGATTCAATGAAACAAGTAAGTTCTAATGAACAGTTATTTTTCATCTATTTTTGTTGTATGATCATAACCTCAAAGTCGGATAGTATTGTCTGTTAAAACGGAATAAAGAAAAATACAGTAAGGAGGGAAAGGGATGGGCGAAGAAAACCAAAATAATTATACAGTGTCACAGGAAAACTGGTCCCTCCATCGCAAAGGACATGACGATCAACAACGCCATCAAGAAAAGGTACAAGAAGCGATTAAAAGCAATTTACCAGACCTTGTGACAGAAGAAAGTATTGTTATGTCTAATGGTAAGGATGTTGTAAAAATACCAATTCGTTCTTTAGATGAGTATAAAATTAGGTATAACTATGATAAGAACAAACATGTTGGTCAAGGAACTGGAGATAGTAAAGTGGGCGATGTAGTCGCAAGAGATGGATCAGGTGGCCAAAAGCAGAAGGGACCAGGAAAAGGGCAAGGGGCAGGAGATGCAGCTGGGGAAGATTATTATGAAGCAGAAGTGTCTATTTTAGAATTGGAGCAAGCATTTTTCAAAGAGTTAAAGCTTCCTAACTTAAAGCAGAAAGAGATGGATGAAAATCGCATTGAACATATTGAATTTAACGACATTAGAAAAACGGGTCTATGGGGAAATATTGATAAAAAACGGACGATGATATCAGCCTATAAACGAAATGCGATGAGTGGAAAGCCATCTTTCCATCCGATTCATCGGGAAGATTTGAAATTCCGAACATGGAATGAAGTGTTAAAACCAGAATCGAAAGCGGTTGTATTAGCAATGATGGATACGAGTGGATCGATGGGAATTTGGGAGAAATATATGGCACGCAGCTTCTTCTTTTGGATGACGCGCTTTTTGCGCACAAAGTATGAAACGGTAGATATTGAATTCATTGCTCATCATACCGAAGCGAAGGTTGTTACGGAAGAAGAGTTCTTCTCAAAAGGAGAGAGTGGCGGCACGATATGTTCTTCCGTTTATAGAAAAGCACTTGAGCTCATTAATGGAAAGTATTCGCCGGAACGTTATAATATCTATCCATTCCACTTTTCAGATGGAGATAATTTAACATCGGATAACGCTCGTTGTGTGAAGCTTGTGCAAGAATTAATGAAAGTATCCAGTATGTTTGGATATGGAGAAGTGAACCAGTACAATCGTTCACCATCTACCCTTTTTTCTGTTTATAAAAACATTGAGGATGAGAAGTTTAGATATTATATATTGAAGAATAAGAAGGATGTTTTTAACTGTTTAAAAGTTTTTTTCTTAAAAGTAAATTAAATAGAGGAAAGATTTAATCTTTCTTCTATTTAAGAATTTTATAACGCTCCCAAAACAAATAATTTGTACATTTTCACATGAAGATGTCAATTTTCTCGTTTTGGGGTACTTGCTTTTATTAGCTTGATAGCGATGGGGTAGCACCACATACCAAAGAATAAACCGAAAAGAGCTAAAATAAAAAGACGTGATTGCTCACGTCCTTAGTATGTCATGATAAAATTAGATTGATACTAATGTATATCTTGTTGTCAAAATCAACTATGTGCTTAGGTGAGGTTCGGTGAACCGTACCATACCCCGGCCCCCCTCTACCCTCAAAAACAGCATCAATTCGCATTTAGATCCTCTCTTAATTTGCCAAGCCACAATTTCATTGATATATAAATCTAAAACCGGTAACAAATCGATTTTCATCTGTTTGGAAATTTTACAGACTTTTACTACTACTTCTTCTGCTAAGGCATGTTTCAAAAATAACTTTAATAATGAGATTAGAATTTTCCTCTTTTAATGCAACAAATGCAGTCATTTCCTGTTCGGTGCTTTCAAAATCACTATTCTTTACATCGGCTGCCTACCTTTTGTGGGAGCTTTGTCCGCGCAGACTAATGATTTAAACGTCAATCATGAAATGCCACACGGATAAACTTCGCTTTTTGACAGGGATTACCATTATTATCAATTACCCAGAGCATGTAATAACCCGGAGGTGCCACATTGCCGTGAGGTGGGGCTGTCACTTGTATCTTGTTTCCACCTTTTTTGTTAATTAGGACCCCAACGTATCGCTGATCATTGTTCGTGGAGTGAGTAACCGAACCGTTGCGGATAAGAGCCACACGCTGGATGTTGGTCGCTGGTTGATCGAGAGCGATTTCGAATGGTTCGTTGTAGTGTACGACTCTAGGAACTTGAGTAATCTGGACTCGGTTAGACACGCTTATGTAATCCGGCTCGTAAAGTTCAATTTTCTTGACGCCGACCTTGTCGGGATTTCCAGTATCAGCGTCTTTGTTGCCGCCAGCTACCCAAACCTTACCGTTTGGCAGCAGTAGAGCGGTTGAGTGATAATTGCGCGTATACTTTGCTTCTTGCTCTAATTCCACCGACCATGAATCGGATCCAGTGTAAGTGCCGGCGTTCCAGTTGATGCCCGGATTATATATTTCGGTTCTAAGTACACCTTGTTCAGGTTTTACTATGTTCACGCCACCCACGAGGCACACTTCGCCATTGGGGAGAATCACAGCGTTACTGTATACGCGTGTAAGCGTGCTGACCCCGGCAGGACGTGTTGAGGTAGGTTCCCATTGCGGCGTCGCAACATTAAGGCCAAGATCGATTTTAATAGATGTGGTGTCACCACAGAAGAGTACTCGCGGGCGGTAGTCCTCCTCCGGAAGCAAGGGAAGCAGTACAGCTGGCCTGCTCCAGTCCAGATATCCAGCAAAACTGGGTTCAGGGATCTTGTGACCCTCATAATTACCGGTATCAGGGTTGTAGCGTGTACTGTAATACGTCCCTTCTCCTTCTCCCACGTGGGACTCAAAGTCTCTTGGCATAGGAG
This region includes:
- a CDS encoding galactose oxidase early set domain-containing protein, encoding MPWNKNIVDSQILAVHAALLPTGEDGEVLLLGGDEHWIEQQESAGGDKFKKTRIYDVKTHSILSINVDSPDSDVFCCHHAFASDGSLLIAGGTSKWPDPDDHHHHEHDFPGHRRCWLYNARNRKWVEADRMNKNPDQPNEESSGGRWYPGLVTLGNGDIIAFFGHPEQKDFRHRNTLPERYNLESNMWTNLPKRMANPILESGENNVRHLFYPRAFLLPDGMIFFATPMPRDFESHVGEGEGTYYSTRYNPDTGNYEGHKIPEPSFAGYLDWSRPAVLLPLLPEEDYRPRVLFCGDTTSIKIDLGLNVATPQWEPTSTRPAGVSTLTRVYSNAVILPNGEVCLVGGVNIVKPEQGVLRTEIYNPGINWNAGTYTGSDSWSVELEQEAKYTRNYHSTALLLPNGKVWVAGGNKDADTGNPDKVGVKKIELYEPDYISVSNRVQITQVPRVVHYNEPFEIALDQPATNIQRVALIRNGSVTHSTNNDQRYVGVLINKKGGNKIQVTAPPHGNVAPPGYYMLWVIDNNGNPCQKAKFIRVAFHD